Proteins co-encoded in one Garra rufa chromosome 7, GarRuf1.0, whole genome shotgun sequence genomic window:
- the crb1 gene encoding protein crumbs homolog 1 has product MKTGLTPLQTSPLCQDKPCQNRAECKEAPSDFLCKCQSPAPVLPSTRCHSSSALCQLSICQGNATCQPTGAHPGELVCQCELGLLGQDCHSSAQLCAQGLCGDSAQCLAVQDRSPGYACICQEGYTGSSCEKKVDHCSPNPCRNRAICRSRRDGPTCFCVPGFQGKHCEIEVNECVSWPCRNGATCLDKIGHYICLCRPGYTGSSCEVQIDECQSQPCLHGGSCHDHINGFSCTCLAGFQGERCETNIDECSDQPCQNGALCVDEINSYRCDCSQTNFTGVHCEIPPPPCWSQPCLNGALCEDDNGNYTCSCWPGFEGRNCETDVGECDSSPCVNEGTCIELSWKTLYGTESLLPTRYNPRHASGFICKCPPGFSGALCEQNTTACTTNLCHNGATCEDFLGSYKCICLSESQDGVLYGGRNCSEPLVGCEGHECQNRAACLPFLSESVHGYSCICQPGYTSSYCQTPTVFSFETIGGFLHLQTPLLGAETYFNITLSFRTVLKNTVLFQRGSEGVTLSLELQETHLLLDLRSDPQPNATSWTLTLPQDVSDGEWHTVEAVLGEGTLLLQLLELCQDGENCSAIAEVETSALELESALQSTFVGGSNEGGGSGSFIGCMRDLFVDSQLMVPEDWLSSSVVNVVQGCNHHDRCLSDPCENHGKCVNLWQGYQCSCPRPYVGQNCADEYVTARFGQEDSASYAVFTITDQLESDTLYLSMFLRTRKESGLLMLLANSTTKYLQVWLEEGKLMVQVNNLKTSMVKSVVNDGEIHFVGITIKEGMMTLQESDHEFGATDVQPVSVQFEDVVYVGGLLDGQKTSAFGGYFKGCLQDLRLNERKLEFFPLDASGMSYRPDRMVDVTPGCTSGDSCSKSPCQNGGMCFSLWDDFTCNCPPNTTGQHCEEVRWCELNPCPPQATCRTLNQGYECISNVTFQANTTLVYHGNGLISRHLTSIVFSIRTRKHNAAVLHAESGSDFVTVSIQDGFLVLELLSGPSSSSSLSPVTLHSPRPVADGEWHVVELLMVSPWANSSQWIMVPLDENNEPASSDSMTGNLDFLREGVDILLGGLGPESDWNLIGCLSNVEIGGIVLPYYGPTEVRFPRIQKEKFNKISEEPVQTGCVGEVVCEPNPCQNGGICDDRFNIFQCFCLPGWGGDRCELNTNTCASNPCQHGYCSVQDLSYSCTCESGYTGTNCEVKVNLCAGHKCANGGTCLHGFNSCSCLCPDRFTGPYCNTRIEEAPWYVVVRNVPPKLPVSICGDEQQNYTCFNGGNCSDTNMMCDCLPGFSGHWCELDLDECRSNPCLNGGYCQNMVNKFQCVCEMTFAGETCEVDLNAENVSSDLLLSISLVSVLLLLVLFGVATALVVTLNRRATRGTYSPSRQEKEGSRVEMWNIVQPPPMERLI; this is encoded by the exons ATGAAGACAG GTTTAACACCTCTCCAGACCTCACCGCTCTGCCAGGACAAGCCTTGCCAAAACAGGGCAGAGTGCAAGGAAGCCCCGTCTGACTTCCTGTGCAAGTGTCAGTCGCCTGCGCCAGTCCTGCCCAGCACGCGTTGCCATTCTTCCAGTGCGCTCTGCCAACTGTCCATCTGCCAGGGCAATGCAACGTGTCAGCCCACCGGCGCCCACCCGGGGGAACTAGTTTGCCAGTGTGAGCTCGGCTTGTTGGGGCAGGACTGTCATTCCAGTGCCCAGCTCTGCGCTCAGGGGCTGTGCGGGGACAGTGCCCAATGTCTGGCGGTGCAAGACAGGAGCCCGGGGTACGCATGCATCTGTCAAGAGGGTTACACCGGGAGTTCTTGTGAGAAAAAGGTGGACCATTGCTCCCCCAACCCCTGCCGAAACCGTGCCATCTGCCGCAGCAGAAGGGACGGCCCCACCTGCTTCTGCGTGCCGGGATTCCAGGGTAAACACTGCGAGATCGAGGTGAATGAATGCGTGTCGTGGCCCTGCAGGAACGGAGCCACCTGTCTGGACAAGATCGGGCACTACATCTGTCTCTGCAGGCCTGGATACACGG GTAGCAGCTGTGAGGTTCAGATTGATGAGTGTCAATCACAGCCCTGTCTCCACGGCGGCAGTTGCCATGACCACATCAATGGCTTCTCGTGTACCTGCCTGGCGGGCTTCCAGGGGGAGCGCTGTGAAACGAACATCGATGAATGCAGTGACCAGCCATGCCAAAATGGGGCTCTATGTGTGGATGAAATAAACAG CTACCGCTGTGACTGCTCACAAACTAACTTTACTGGTGTTCACTGTGAGATCCCACCTCCTCCCTGCTGGTCTCAACCCTGCCTCAATGGCGCCCTCTGTGAGGATGACAATGGGAACTACACCTGCAGTTGCTGGCCAG GGTTCGAGGGTCGTAACTGTGAGACAGACGTCGGTGAGTGTGACAGCAGTCCTTGTGTGAATGAAGGCACTTGCATTGAGCTCTCCTGGAAGACACTTTATGGCACAGAGTCCCTGCTTCCTACTCGATACAACCCCAGGCATGCTTCCGGCTTCATCTGCAAGTGTCCACCAGGATTTTCAG GTGCCTTGTGCGAGCAAAATACTACTGCTTGTACCACCAACCTGTGTCATAATGGAGCCACATGTGAGGACTTCCTGGGCAGCTACAAGTGCATCTGCCTGTCTGAAAGCCAAGATGGAGTCCTCTATGGTGGCCGCAACTGTAGTGAGCCCCTGGTGGGTTGCGAGGGCCACGAGTGCCAGAACAGGGCGGCCTGCCTGCCCTTCCTGAGCGAATCTGTACATGGCTACAGTTGCATCTGTCAGCCGGGCTACACCAGCTCTTACTGCCAGACGCCCACCGTATTCTCCTTCGAAACAATTGGAGGATTCCTGCACCTGCAGACCCCGCTGCTGGGTGCGGAAACATACTTTAATATCACGCTAAGCTTTCGCACAGTGCTGAAGAACACAGTGCTCTTTCAGAGGGGCAGCGAAGGGGTCACACTCAGCCTGGAGCTGCAGGAGACACACCTGCTTCTTGATCTTAGGAGTGACCCTCAGCCAAACGCAACCAGCTGGACTCTGACACTGCCTCAGGATGTATCTGATGGCGAATGGCACACGGTAGAGGCTGTGCTTGGAGAGGGTACCCTGCTGCTACAACTACTGGAGCTATGCCAGGATGGAGAGAACTGTAGTGCAATAGCCGAAGTGGAGACCAGTGCCCTTGAGCTGGAGTCAGCCCTGCAAAGCACCTTTGTTGGAGGATCGaatgagggagggggctctgGCTCATTCATCGGCTGCATGAGGGACTTGTTTGTGGACTCACAGCTCATGGTACCTGAGGACTGGTTGAGCAGCTCAGTGGTAAATGTCGTTCAAGGCTGCAACCATCATGACCGATGCCTCTCTGATCCATGCGAGAACCATGGAAAGTGTGTTAACCTTTGGCAAGGTTACCAGTGCTCGTGTCCACGACCGTATGTGGGTCAAAACTGTGCTGATG AGTACGTTACTGCTAGATTTGGCCAGGAAGACTCCGCAAGCTATGCTGTCTTCACCATCACCGACCAACTGGAATCAGATACGCTCTATCTTTCCATGTTCTTGCGTACACGGAAAGAGTCTGGTCTTTTAATGCTGCTTGCCAACAGCACCACTAAGTACTTGCAGGTGTGGCTGGAAGAGGGAAAACTCATGGTACAAGTAAACAACTTGAAGACTTCAATGGTTAAAAGTGTGGTTAACGATGGTGAGATCCATTTTGTTGGCATCACCATTAAGGAGGGTATGATGACTCTTCAGGAGTCAGATCATGAATTCGGAGCAACAGATGTTCAACCTGTTTCTGTTCAGTTTGAAGATGTAGTCTATGTTGGCGGACTGCTTGATGGCCAAAAGACATCTGCCTTTGGAGGTTATTTTAAAGGGTGCTTACAAGACTTGCGGCTCAATGAGAGGAAGCTAGAATTTTTCCCACTTGATGCTTCTGGGATGTCATACAGACCTGACCGCATGGTTGACGTTACCCCAGGCTGCACCAGCGGTGACTCTTGCTCT AAAAGTCCTTGCCAGAATGGTGGCATGTGCTTCTCTCTATGGGATGACTTCACATGCAACTGCCCTCCTAACACAACAGGGCAGCACTGTGAGGAGGTGAGATGGTGTGAACTCAACCcctgcccaccacaagcaacatGCCGGACCCTCAACCAGGGCTATGAAT GCATTTCCAATGTGACTTTTCAAGCCAACACCACTCTTGTATACCATGGGAATGGGCTGATCTCCCGCCACCTGACCAGCATTGTTTTCAGTATCCGAACACGTAAACACAACGCAGCAGTGTTACATGCAGAGAGTGGGTCTGACTTTGTGACGGTATCCATTCAAGATGGCTTTCTGGTACTTGAGCTTCTAAGTGGACCTTCTTCTTCATCATCTTTGTCACCGGTAACCCTGCACAGCCCAAGACCAGTGGCCGATGGAGAGTGGCATGTAGTAGAGTTGTTAATGGTCAGTCCTTGGGCTAACAGCTCCCAGTGGATCATGGTCCCTCTTGATGAAAACAATGAGCCTGCTTCATCTGACTCCATGACAGGAAATTTGGACTTCCTCCGAGAAGGCGTCGATATCCTTCTAGGAGGACTTGGCCCGGAGTCTGACTGgaatctgattggttgtctgagcaATGTTGAGATTGGTGGTATTGTGCTTCCATATTATGGTCCTACCGAGGTGAGATTCCCACGTATACAGAAAGAGAAGTTCAATAAGATATCAGAGGAACCTGTCCAAACTGGCTGTGTTGGTGAGGTGGTGTGTGAACCCAACCCCTGCCAGAATGGGGGAATCTGTGACGATCGATTCAACATTTTCCAGTGCTTCTGTCTACCAGGCTGGGGTGGTGATCGGTGCGAGCTGAATACAAACACCTGTGCCTCCAACCCCTGTCAACACGGATACTGTAGTGTCCAGGACCTTTCATACAGCTGCACATGTGAGAGCGGCTACACCGGCACCAACTGCGAGGTGAAAGTGAATCTATGTGCCGGTCACAAGTGTGCTAACGGTGGGACCTGCTTGCATGGCTTCAACAGCTGCTCCTGCCTCTGCCCCGACAGGTTTACTGGGCCATATTGCAA CACTCGGATTGAAGAGGCTCCGTGGTACGTAGTTGTCAGGAACGT ACCGCCCAAGCTCCCGGTGTCCATCTGTGGTGATGAACAGCAGAACTACACATGTTTCAATGGGGGGAACTGTTCTGACACCAACATGATGTGTGACTGCCTCCCTGGGTTTTCGGGTCACTG GTGTGAACTAGATCTTGATGAATGTAGATCCAACCCTTGCCTGAATGGCGGCTACTGCCAGAACATGGTCAACAAGTTCCAGTGTGTCTGTGAAATGACCTTCGCCGGCGAGACCTGCGAAGTCGAC CTAAATGCAGAGAACGTGTCGTCTGACCTGCTGCTGTCCATCAGCCTGGTGTCCGTGCTTCTGTTGTTGGTTCTTTTCGGCGTGGCCACAGCTTTGGTCGTCACGCTGAACCGACGGGCCACACGAGGCACATACAGCCCCAGTCGACAGGAGAAGGAAGGTTCAAGAGTGGAGATGTGGAACATCGTTCAGCCTCCACCAATGGAGAGACTCATCTGA